The DNA segment GTCTAAACATGAAATGccacagaaaaaaagatgagTGTCACAAACCAATGTCATTTTTGGACCTGTTCTGCTACTTGGTGCAGGACcagcataatatataatattatacactGGTGGAACATATAATAACCACCAGTGGTAATCAACGTTACCCTCACCTCACAGCAGACCGCTCCTGGAGTCTGGAAGTGCAACAAGGAGGCAATGATACATGAAGACTCTATTATACCCAGCAGGGGGGCAATAAGCTCTTGGTCAAAGTGTCTTTACGTTACCTTCATAACCTATGTCTCTGGCATAGAGAGGTCCTCTGCGCGGTTTGTGGACCAATCAGAAACTAGTACGGGCAGGAAGGTAAAATGAATGTAACGCAACCTGGAGATGATTCCAGGGCTCAGTTTACAGAGATCTACAACCCCATCTCCTAAACGTACTTACTTGTTCCAGAAATTACATTCTTACACACGATCAATGTCAAAAGCATTTATTATCTGCAAAGCATACAGACACAACATAATAACAAGTTATGTTATTAACATTAATGATATATACCCCCTCTATTATAACGCAAAGAAGACTGGAAAGGTGGCCAATCATTAGAACAAGAGGCTATACATGAAATTCCATGAACTCTAGGCTTAGACATAATGAAAGGAAGCTTTACTTGGAACGAACTCCCGGCAGATGtggtaaaatgtaataaactgAGCCGACGCGATCAGGAAATTAGCAAACATAAGGGATCCTGAAACAGGTAATGTTCGAGGTCTAACTTCAGGCAGAAAAGCGGGAAGACTAGAGGGGGCTAAATGGCTGTTATCTGCAGTCAGTTATCTTAATTATAAAGTATTGTGACATTCTTTTGGAACTTCATTATTTGAGCAACGCAATACCCCCTAACACAGCCGAGTATTTTGACCGGGCGTCCGGGTTCTTTTTCAGTCCGGGTTCACTGGAGATATGCAGAACCGGGGTGACGAATTCGGAGCTCGCCCCACTCGCGGCGCTCCTTAAGCAGTTTAGGATGGCCTGCCTCGCCTTGCGACGTTCCACGTTCTGCTCCTGCGATATATAAGTACTGATCTGGTTTAAACTGTTCATGAGGCTGCTAGAAAAAAGCATGGGGTTAGGAGAACCATCAACGGCTTGATGCTCCTCAATAAATTGCTCGTAGAGTTCCTGCATCTGCTTCTCCATGTAGTCGTTGAGAGCAGAGTTTGAGAAGGGGGCTTTGGGGATTGTGATGCTCCGGTCTCGTTTGTCCTCGTTGTTCGGTTTGGCGGGTTTATCCGGAATCTCAGTAGGGGGACTGTTTGTTGGAATGTCTACGGAAAGCAAGATTGGGCCATCTTGGAGTTCGCTATCGAGGTCCAACACGCACCCGGAGTCCTTTTTATTGAGAATATGGTGGCCTGCGATGTGCATGTCTGGATATTCTTTGAATATACTCGCATACATGCTTGACCATGACGTATACAGGTCCAGCTGTTTTCCGCCGATCCGGTCTTTTTGGGGGATGTACAAAGCTTGCGAGGATTCTTTTCCATAGTACAGGCTACGCTGGTCTCCATGTTGGCTTTGTCCAGGCCTCAGTGTTTGATCCCTCGCCCGGAAGACATTCAAGCCATCTCTATCTGCTAAACCTGCAGACCCGTTCTTCGGCTGACCTTCCACCGACCCAGCGGTCGTCTCTGTGTTGTTGTTTTCCCGATTCAGTTTTTTCTCTTTACATACCGCGTCCCCGTAGGCAAGTCTACAGATAAAAGCTTCGGCCAACATTTTGGTAATCGTACGGGTTACTTATCTgtcaggagagaaaaaaaaaggcataaattGGCATTTTTGTGACTTTCGCAatgttaagttaaaaaaaacactaattacactttatatattatattgtattatattataatattaaaaatatcattaGAAAATATTCGTTATCAAGTCCCTGCATTTTCTATTCTAGGACTGGTTCATTCTGGGCTGTAGTCAAATgatgcattaaaatgtattgttgccatagcagcagaaaaGTCCTTGTGATAAGTGCATCTATCACCTCACCTGTTGTTCCTGTAAGtcagattgttatgttacatgctacttgtcaTGCCCtgtctactcattgtacagcgctacgggatttgatggcgctatataaaacaataaataataataatatgtaatattatttgaATATACCGGTAATATCTGAAAATAAGTAATTAATCAAAATGTTCTGTAATCATATTTCTGTTTAAATACTTTCATGGGTGGTGCAACCTAGGTTTATCTTTGCTGTTTTCTTAgaattccccttttccatgagTGTTCCGTTCTTATCGTCCCCGCTGACAGCAAAACATACAGAATCAGCTTTTCTTTACTGCGCCACAAAGTAAAAGTCTTGCTTGATagaaaaaagccaaaaatcGTCCCTTAAGAAGTAGCGGGCAGGCAACGTTACAGCGGGGAAACTGCTTTTACCGCCACTGGGAGACCAAGCCCGATGGAGTCCACATGAGTCCTTTAATGGTCCACAAACGATCTTTGCTACAGTAGATACAGTAGATGTTTTGTCTCAACTTTGTGAATACAGAATTGAGCAGGTTCTAAAAAGTTTTAGCTAATAAGGTAGGACCCCCTACTCCATAGATAAGACAGCCAAGTGCACCCTCACCTTTAAGCACCTCTCAGTGAACGCTTCAGGAGGTGGACATCTCtacaaaaatggttttaattACCGGTATATGCAAACTAAgcaattttatgttaaaaataaataaatgtactgtagAGATCTAACATGGAGATAAACCCTGTTCACACTGGTGTAGATGTCTCCTCATCATCTAATTGGGGTCTCATAGAGCTTTGAAGGTCTAAATCGGTCCTTCAGCCTACAAACTCAATCTTTAGTGAATAGTGTTATGCCTCCACCTCCACCATATCCAGTAGACCCATCCAGCCCAGTCTGCCCATCGTTGGTCTCGtcgtagattcaggagccggatgtccatcccatgcgtgtttcTATAACAAGACGGACAGGCGATGCCGCAGCCAACGCCGGCTCCGGGATGAAATGTTACAACGACCTTCTTTCAATATCGTCGGGAGTCCCAGAATTCATTTTTTAGGGCCGAGGGTTTGCCGCATCAGAAGGAACACGCTGTTTGTTTGCGTTGGGCTCTCGAAATAATTGAAGTGAGCAAATGCCATGACATTTAAATTCACAAATCCCCGACGCTCGGTGTCAGGCCGCCTTTTTGTATCCGATtctaacaaatatattattgcgACTCTTCGTGCCGGATACATTTCACAGCTAATTGCCTCTCACTGTCTTAAAGTTCACTTGGTGGAGCTGGAAATCTCCGTAGAACCCAGCAACGTAGCCTCAGAAACGTGCACAGAAGCCATCGTAGCCTAGTGCAAGTTATTTAAATAACCCTTTGGGCGCCAACGAGCAAAGAACTAAGAAGGTTAAGAACATTACAAATATTTGCTTCTATGACCTAGAAATTAAATGCTCTGATAGGATCTAATGGATGTTAGAtactcaaaaataataataataataataataatttccgcGCATTATATTTGGTCcttacctgatttttttttcatacgtGGCAGCAGAGCACCAGCGGTAAAGTAATTTTCCGATGTTATTATCTATAGGAAGTCGACAACATCTTTCAACGACTCCATCAGCCAGGCTCTGCTGCAGAGCGAGCGCTTCttcttccctttttaaaaattcttAATTGGAAAGAAGAAGTCGTTAAGCACCGGACATGAAGTAACCGGTGCTGTTTAATCACTTGACTTCTTTTACAAGACCATCAAACCGAAAGCTGATGAAGAGTGTATTTGTACAGTCCGCATTTAGAAACCAAGCTCAGCAGCTTCATCTAACAAGGTGGCCTACTGAAGCTTATCACAGCCGCCCTGGAGGCCATGCTGCTTGTAAGACTTGGTTTGATGGGTTCCAAGACTTTTCCAGTTTAGACAAATGCTATCGGTCAACGGTTTATGAACGAAATATAAATTTAGTCCTACAGGTTATGAAATCCAACGTCAAATGTGTTTTGTGATACATCAAAGAAGGGTTCCTCGAAGAAACGATTCAAGGAGCACCCTGGCCATCCTTTGGTGCACAGGATGGCCAACTGGTCACCTTAAATTTCTCTGTGGTCTCCATTGCAAATGCATATAGAGCTTCTTCAGAATCCCACCACAAGCATTTGCCCCCTTCCCCACCCAGCCGTGTTCCGTAGAACAATGCGTTCAGTAGAACAATGCGTTGAGTAGAACAATGAGTTCAGTGGAACAATGCGTTGAGTAGAACAAAGGTTCCACCATCTAGATGGGTCTACCACCTGATCAGGATGTTCAGCAGCATACACGAAGACGTTCTAGAATGTTTGAGGAGTTGCATAAAAGAAAGTATccacaagtggaaaaaaaattcgAATAAACATGGTTTTAGTTCTCCAAAGCAGCTCTACGCGgtacttttatcttttttgacAAAATGGGATCGTACAGAAGAACTTCCTCTAAACTTTGTTTGATTTCATTATGTTGTAAAAGTTCACCCACGATGGAACACAATGGAAACTGCAAAGAAATCAGCAGTTCCGTCGCTGAACTTCCTCTTTCCAGAAATAACACATGTTTGGTCAGGGTTCACCTTTCTTAGCGTTGATATTACTAGGATACAAGTAAATCTGGGGTTAAACaacattttaagtatttttttttttttatttagagtggaaataaatatagatttttaagACTGTCTGGAGCTTTAACCCCGGTTTCAGAGTCTCAGGGCAGAATTCAAAAGGCAAACACAGTCTGCTTTCTCATTGATGTATCACATCAaagtccctgcttgaatacaggtgacttttatttattgttggcTTTTTTcataacataaacatttttttttatatttgcataaTTTATTTGTAGCAAATGTATCCGAATAATTTCTATAGTAAAAGAGGAAGTCTGAAtttgtaagaaaaatattttagatttttttgtttcagttcTCCAGCCTGACAAAAGCTAAATAcagattattatcattataatattattatatcaataatattaatattataataatacaattattaattattattacttattcatttatatagcgccacc comes from the Spea bombifrons isolate aSpeBom1 chromosome 8, aSpeBom1.2.pri, whole genome shotgun sequence genome and includes:
- the LOC128503761 gene encoding TLR adapter interacting with SLC15A4 on the lysosome-like, producing MLAEAFICRLAYGDAVCKEKKLNRENNNTETTAGSVEGQPKNGSAGLADRDGLNVFRARDQTLRPGQSQHGDQRSLYYGKESSQALYIPQKDRIGGKQLDLYTSWSSMYASIFKEYPDMHIAGHHILNKKDSGCVLDLDSELQDGPILLSVDIPTNSPPTEIPDKPAKPNNEDKRDRSITIPKAPFSNSALNDYMEKQMQELYEQFIEEHQAVDGSPNPMLFSSSLMNSLNQISTYISQEQNVERRKARQAILNCLRSAASGASSEFVTPVLHISSEPGLKKNPDARSKYSAVLGGIALLK